From the Longimicrobiaceae bacterium genome, the window AACACCAGGCTCATCCCGCCGGTGCCGATCATCTTCTCGATCTCGTAGCGCCCGGCCAGCTTGCGGCCCATCAGCAGCCGCTCCATCGGCCGGCTCACGGGCGCGCCTCCGCCGCGGTCGGCGCGGGTGGGCGGCGCGTGCGGACCCGCGGGCGTGGGGCGGCGAAGCTGCTGCGGACGAGGTTGCTCGGCACCGATCCGTACCTTTCAGCCGTGCGGCATGCGAGGGGCGTTCGGGCGCCGGAGGGTGCAATCCACATGCCCGGTGCGGTTTCGCGCCGAACTCCCGAGGCTCGTGGATCCTCCCCGCTTCGCCCGCCGCCGCGCATCGTTTGTCCGATGACGCGGACGTCATCGCCTGGTGTTACGGTGATCGGCGGGAAACGAGTGTGGCGCATCTTCCGACCCGCGCATGATTGCACGGCCGGCGTTCGGGAGATGCCGGCGCGGCGCGTGCCTTTCGGCGGCGCCCTCACCCCAGCGAGCGAGGCGGCATGCGCAAGCTCAGGCTGAACGTGGAAGAGCTTCAGGTGGAGAGCTTCTCACCCTCCGGCGACGGGGTCAGGCGCCGCGGCACGGTGAACGGCCAGAGAATGGTAGCGACGTACGCGTGCACAGAAGGGTGGGACGGTTGCCCGATGCCAAGCGTGGGATACACCTGCGACGTGCAGTGCAGCGACACGCACATAGGCTTCACGTGCGGCTTCTATTCGTGCGCGGGCTTTACGCCGTGCACCGAGAGCCCGACGGAGACCTGCATCATGTGACGAGAGAGGTGCCCGGTACGTTGGGGATCCGCTTTGGGCCCAGAACGCGAAGAGCCTCCGTACCGCGCGGAGGCTCTTCGATTTTGCATCTGCCGTGTTCGCCGGATTGCATCTCCCGGCGCCGGATCGATCAGCGCTGCGAGGTGCTGTCGGGCGTCGCCGTTGTGTCCGCGGCGCGGGGCCGGGTGCGGGGCTTGGCCGTGCGGTTCGCGCTGTCCGCCCGCGCGCCGGTGCGTCCGCTGGTGCCGGTGCGTCCGCTGGTGCCGCCGGTGCGTCCGCCAGACGCTCCGCTGCGTGCCGGAGTCGTCGTCCCGCCCGCCTTGCTGGCCGATGCGTTCGCCGCCGCGTTCGCCTCGCTTCGGCCCACGTCGCTCGGCGCCGTGCCGTTGCCGGCACCTGCGATGTCGCGGAAGTGCACGGGGATGCCGCGGCGCACCTGGTGGCTCAGGAACTCCGCGTCCCAGTTGGTGAGCCGCACGCAGCCGTGCGAGGTCGCGTAGCCGATCGTCTCCGGGCTGCCCGTGCCGTGGATGCCGTAGTGCGGCTCCGAGAGCGCCATCCACACCACGCCCACGGCGTTGTTGGGACCCTTGGGGACCATCGCCTCGGGCAGGCTATCGTCCACGCCCGTGAGCAGCGCGGGCTGGTAGTGCCACGCCGGGTCCTGCGTGACGGTGCTCACCGCGAACTTGCCGGACGGCGACGGCGAGTACGTGGCGCCCAGCGTAGAGGGGAAGTGGTACAGGATACGGCCCGACGCGTCCAGCGCGTGCACGTACGTCCCGCGGCCCGACACCTCGATGGAGGCTACCGTGCCTTTGGACTTCCGGTCGCCGTCCACCGCGGGGGCGTTGATGGCGGTGCCGGCGGCCACGTGGTCCAGGTCCGTGCCGGGGTTGAGCTGCTTGAGCAGGTCCTGGGTAATGTGGAACTTCTCGCTCAGCTTCTCGGTGAGCGTCTGGTAGCAGGAGCAGTCCAGCTTGGCCTGCTCGTACACGTCTTTCGGGATGGTGGTGAACGGCCCCGCCACGTCGTTCGCCGTGAGCGTGCGCCGCACGACCAGCTCGCGCGGGCTGCCCGCCAGCTGCGACAGCTTTGCGACCGTGGGCGAGTCGACCACGGCGGTGGCGCGCAGGCCGTTCATCTTCTGGAACCAGTACAGCGCCTCCGCCGCGTTCTTGCCCCAGCGGCCGTCCATCATGCCGGGCGAGAAGAGGGCGCGGTCCAGCAGGATCTGCACGCGCAGTACGCTGGGGCCCTCCACGTCGCCGGTGAGCGGCAGGTGCATGGGGCTGTTGTTCACCGCCTGCGCGGTGATCTGGTTCCAGCGCTCGGGGTTCTTCACCGGGCGGCCGGGTGCCATGCTGTCCATCTGCACCACCTGCTGCCACGACATATCCATGCGCTGGGCGGCGATCTGCTCCGGCGTCGGGTCCTGCTCGCGCGGATCCCACGCCACTGCCACCGCGTTCGGGTTGTTGGCCTGCGCGCCCGCCGAAGCTGCGGGCGCCGCACCTTCGCCGGCTTTCGCGTCGTCCTTGCCTCCGCAGGCGGCGAGCAGCGCCACCATCGCGGCGGCAGCGTACCAGTTGGGTCTCATCTATCTCCGTCGGTTCGCGTTCGTGCGTGTCTCGATCCCCGCCACGGCCTTCCCGCAGCGCGTTCGCGGCAACCGTTGGCAGGTTTCGGGCCGGATACAAACTTTGTTTACCAATGGAGATGAACGGCTTCCCGCATCCGCCGATGACGGTCCGTCGCGACGTTCGGCACATGCGTGAGATGCGGGAGATGCGGGAGATGCGGGAGATGCGGGAGATGCGGGAGATGCGGGAGATGCGGGAGATGCGGGAGATGCGTGAGATGCGTGAGATGCGTGAGATGCGGGAGATGCGGATCGGCCGACGAGCCACGGGGAGCGCATCGGCCGATATACAGGCTTGGATCGCATCGGTGGGCTTTCACCAGCGCCGTCGTTGGAAGATGCGCAGTCAGCGATCCAGCGCGGCTGGCCCCGTCGTGCGCTGTCCGGCGGCGAGGCGGGCTGCTTTCGCGATGAGGTAGTTCCGCTCGGGAATGCTGGTCGTGCCTTCGGCGGCGGCGCGATAGTGGGCGATGGCGGCGTCGTGATCTCCCGCGCGCTCCAGCAGGTGCGCGCGCACGGCGTCCAGGCGGTAGTGCCCGCGCATCCGCGGGTCCGCGTCCAGCGGCGTCAG encodes:
- a CDS encoding L,D-transpeptidase family protein; translated protein: MRPNWYAAAAMVALLAACGGKDDAKAGEGAAPAASAGAQANNPNAVAVAWDPREQDPTPEQIAAQRMDMSWQQVVQMDSMAPGRPVKNPERWNQITAQAVNNSPMHLPLTGDVEGPSVLRVQILLDRALFSPGMMDGRWGKNAAEALYWFQKMNGLRATAVVDSPTVAKLSQLAGSPRELVVRRTLTANDVAGPFTTIPKDVYEQAKLDCSCYQTLTEKLSEKFHITQDLLKQLNPGTDLDHVAAGTAINAPAVDGDRKSKGTVASIEVSGRGTYVHALDASGRILYHFPSTLGATYSPSPSGKFAVSTVTQDPAWHYQPALLTGVDDSLPEAMVPKGPNNAVGVVWMALSEPHYGIHGTGSPETIGYATSHGCVRLTNWDAEFLSHQVRRGIPVHFRDIAGAGNGTAPSDVGRSEANAAANASASKAGGTTTPARSGASGGRTGGTSGRTGTSGRTGARADSANRTAKPRTRPRAADTTATPDSTSQR